The following proteins are encoded in a genomic region of Limanda limanda chromosome 22, fLimLim1.1, whole genome shotgun sequence:
- the chd3 gene encoding chromodomain-helicase-DNA-binding protein 3 isoform X6 — MSSPLRCCEEDEGMVVHSEGGGFDEEEDDDDDGDRDEDASDINSPAAPRETATAAAAAAAPEEEAEASDREVPCRKKGRPKKKKDTKKKDKEGKPAKAKKRKKIESNVERDSDRERDFGENSDSVASDYGSGEKKKKRKHKERKEKKTKKKKKDDVERDSSQEESSKPMEQKNSAQLAKEWGLEDVDHTFTEEDYSELTNYKAFSQFMRPMIAKKNPKIPMSKMMTILGAKWREFSSNNPFKGNAAAVAAAAAAAAIAVAEQVSAATASPEPPPQPPPIRKAKTKEGKGPGYKKRSKSPRVSDKKKAQAKAKKMAPIRIKLSPIGAKRKKSCSSDDIEEDESEQEDSSVHSSSVRSDSSGRVKKNKRGRPAKKKKKSAISCPAPVPGEEEGEGYETDHQDYCEVCQQGGEIILCDTCPRAHHLVCLEPELDKAPEGKWSCPHCEKEGIQWEAKDEDFEDFEEDSEDRVISDVGAGIMIPIETEEEDDDHMEFCRVCKDGGELLCCDTCTSSYHIHCLNPPLPEIPNGEWLCPRCTCPQIKGRVQKILHWRWGEPPSPIPVPPAPDAEPDAPPPPPMKGRAEREFFVKLVGQSYWHCTWITELQLEIFHSVMYRNYQRKTDMDEPPSLDYGSGGEDENGVGKSEKRRAKDPEYAIMDDKYYKYGIKPEWMMIHRIINHSVDKKATYHYLVKWRDLTYDQCTWERDDLDIPDFAIYKANYWRHRDLIMKEDPDKPRKMRSRNPEGEEDSSASPVTDPTIKYEEQPDFVTSTGGTLHLYQLEGLNWLRFSWSQGTDTILADEMGLGKTIQTIVFLYSLFKEGHTKGPFLVSAPLSTIINWEREFEMWAPDFYVLTYTGDKDSRAIIRENEFTFDDTAVKGGKKTFKLRRDATIKFHVLLTSYELVTIDQTALKSIDWACLVVDEAHRLKNNQSKFFRRLNDYKIDHKLLLTGTPLQNNLEELFHLLNFLTPNRFNNLEGFLEEFADISKEDQIKKLHDLLGPHMLRRLKADVFKNMPAKTELIVRVELSPMQKKYYKLILTKNFEALNTKGGSQVSLLNIMMDLKKCCNHPYLFPVASMEAAKTPSGAYEGSALTKASGKLTLMQKMLRNLKEQGHRVLVFSQMTKMLDLLEDFLDYEGYKYERIDGSVTGALRQEAIDRFNAPGACQFCFLLSTRAGGLGINLATADTVVIFDSDWNPHNDIQAFSRAHRIGQANKVMIYRFVTRASVEERITQVAKRKMMLTHLVVRPGLGSKAGSMSKQELDDILKFGTEELFKDQREGMKNTTGDKVEDEGNVIHYDSTAIERLLDRSQNETDDTDVQNMNEYLSSFKVAQYMVREEDKVEEIEREIIKQEENVDPDYWEKLLRHHYEQQQEDLASKLGKGKRNRKPVNYNDAAQEDQDNQSEYSVGSEEEDEDFDDRPEGRRQSRRQMRNEKDKPLPPLLARVGGNLEVLGFNTRQRKAFLNAVMRWGMPSQDAFSSQWLVRDLRGKSEKEFKAYVSLFMRHLCEPVADGAETFADGVPREGLCRQPVLTRIGVMSLVKKKIQEFEHINGRWSLPELKPEVNVDKSSSRASSPAVKTTTPTPDASYSNTPCTSTPATPAPADKLEKNGKEGEKEEDKEEGETLPEKEKGKEKDEGKEVEGNKTGDPEELSSTKETPESASPCQKAENIEEHNLEEAEKKETTDIPAATTEEKKAQEESKEETKQDTELKEEKSEGEKTAEEKEKDNDKREETPTTTEAPDTKEKSEVADVKKEEVKGEKDAGKEVKAAKEEPPRGNGRPPAERPRFMFNIADGGFTELHTLWQNEERAAISSGKMNEIWHRRHDFWLLAGIVIHGYARWQDIQNDPQFAIVNEPFKTQANKGNFLEMKNKFLARRFKLLEQALVIEEQLRRAAYLNMTQDPSHPAMALNARFAEVECLAESHQHLSKESLGGNKPANAVLHKVLNQLEELLSDMKADVTRLPATLSRVPPIAARLQMSERTILSRLASKGTETHTPPPIPPGPYATPQNYGAPFTPAPPSALYMGGANYSQMPPGSFISEAAAAAGATGGAAGGAAGGPTAASVCQKTKEHDVVQRQRVVDLWKDGKSEGAIGQELRMPKSTVHSIIVKYRLSNTVENLPRNGRPKKP, encoded by the exons ATGTCCTCTCCGCTGCGCTGCTGCGAGGAAGACGAGGGCATGGTGGTTCATTCCGAGGGAGGAGGTTTcgatgaagaagaagacgacgacgacgacgggGACAGAGACGAGGACGCAAGCGACATAAACTCTCCGGCGGCGCCTCGGGAAACTGCaacagccgccgccgccgccgccgcgccAG aagaagaggcagaggcGTCAGACAGAGAGGTCCCGTGCAGGAAGAAAGGACggccgaagaagaagaaggacacAAAGAAGAAGGACAAAGAGGGGAAACCTGCAAAAGCAAAGAAACGCAAGAAGATC GAAAGCAATGTAGAGAGAGActcggacagagagagagacttcggCGAGAACTCCGACAGTGTCGCCAGCGACTATGGATctggggagaagaagaaaaagaggaaacataaagaaaggaaggagaagaaaaccaagaagaagaaaaaagatgaCGTGGAGCGGGACAGCAGTCAGGAGGAATCATCAAAG CCAATGGAGCAGAAGAACTCGGCCCAGCTGGCAAAGGAGTGGGGTCTGGAGGATGTTGATCATACCTTCACAGAGGAAGACTACAGCGAACTCACCAACTACAAAGCCTTCAGCCAGTTCATGAG GCCAATGATCGCCAAGAAGAACCCTAAGATCCCCATGTCCAAGATGATGACCATCCTGGGGGCCAAGTGGAGGGAGTTCAGCTCTAACAATCCCTTTAAGGGCAACGCCGCCGCCGTCgctgcggctgctgcagctgctgccatcGCCGTCGCCGAGCAGGTCTCTGCAGCGACCGCCTCGCCTGAGCCGCCGCCACAGCCACCACCAATCAGGAAAGCCAAGACGAAAGAGGGCAAAG GCCCTGGCTACAAAAAGCGCAGTAAAAGCCCTCGAGTCTCAGACAAGAAAAAGGCTCAAGCAAAGGCTAAAAAGATGGCACCCATCCGTATCAAACTGTCGCCCATCGGtgccaagaggaagaagagctgcTCC AGCGATGATATAGAGGAGGACGAGTCTGAGCAGGAGGACTCCAGCGTCCACAGCTCCTCGGTTCGCTCGGACAGCTCCGGCCGTGTCAAGAAGAACAAGCGAGGACGTCctgccaagaagaagaagaaaa GTGCCATTTCATGCCCAGCTCCAGTccctggggaggaggagggcgagggcTACGAGACGGATCATCAGGACTACTGCGAGGTGTGTCAGCAGGGGGGGGAGATCATCCTGTGTGACACGTGTCCCAGAGCTCATCACCTCGTCTGTCTGGAGCCGGAGCTGGACAAGGCCCCCGAGGGCAAGTGGAGCTGCCCGCACTGC GAAAAAGAAGGAATCCAGTGGGAAGCGAAGGACGAGGACTTTGAGGACTTTGAGGAGGACAGCGAGGACAGGGTGATATCAGACGTCGGAGCCGGGATTATGATCCCCAtcgagacggaggaggaggatgacgacCACATGGAGTTCTGTCGGGTGTGCAAAGACGGGGGGGAACTGTTGTGCTGCGACACCTGCACCTCGTCGTACCACATCCACTGTCTCAACCCGCCGCTGCCAGAGATCCCCAACGGAGAGTGGCTGTGTCCACGGTGCACG TGTCCGCAAATCAAAGGTCGCGTCCAGAAAATCCTCCACTGGCGGTGGGGAGAGCCTCCATCGCCGATTCCTGTTCCCCCGGCGCCTGACGCCGAGCCGGACGCCCCCCCGCCGCCACCCATGAAGGGCAGAGCCGAGAGGGAGTTCTTTGTCAAGTTGGTCGGGCAGTCCTACTGGCACTGCACGTGGATCACCGAGCTCCAG CTGGAGATCTTCCACTCGGTGATGTACAGAAACTACCAGAGGAAGACGGACATGGACGAGCCTCCCAGTCTGGATTATGGTTCTGGAGGAGAAGACGAGAACGGAGTGGGAAAGAGCGAAAAGAGGAGGGCTAAGGATCCTGAGTACGCCATCATGGATGACAAATACTACAAGTATGGCATCAAGCCTGAGTGGATGATGATCCACCGCATCATCAACCACAG TGTGGACAAGAAGGCGACGTACCACTACCTGGTGAAGTGGAGAGACCTGACCTACGACCAGTGCACCTGGGAGAGAGACGACCTGGATATCCCTGATTTTGCAATTTACAAGGCCAACTACTGGAGGCACAG AGATTTAATAATGAAGGAGGATCCAGACAAACCCAGGaagatgaggagcaggaaccCAGAGGGTGAAGAGGATTCCTCTGCTTCACCCGTCACTGAC CCTACGATAAAATACGAAGAGCAGCCAGACTTCGTCACATCGACCGGCGGGACGCTGCACCTGTACCAGCTCGAGGGTCTGAACTGGCTTCGGTTTTCTTGGTCCCAGGGCACCGACACCATCCTGGCAGATGAGATGGGCCTCGGCAAAACCATCCAGACCATCGTCTTCCTCTACTCACTTTTCAAAGAG GGTCACACCAAGGGCCCGTTCCTGGTCAGCGCTCCGCTCTCCACCATCATCAACTGGGAGAGGGAGTTCGAGATGTGGGCACCCGACTTCTACGTACTGACATACACGGGAGACAAGGACAGTCGAGCCATCATCAGAGAGAACGAGTTCACCTTCGACGACACGGCTGTCAAAGGAGGAAAGAAGACCTTTAAACTGAGG AGGGATGCTACTATTAAATTCCACGTGCTGCTGACGTCCTATGAGCTGGTGACCATCGACCAGACGGCTCTCAAGTCCATCGACTGGGCCTGTCTGGTGGTGGACGAGGCTCACCGGCTCAAGAACAACCAGTCCAAG TTTTTCCGGCGTCTGAACGATTATAAGATCgaccacaagctgctgctgacgGGAACTCCTCTGCAGAACAACCTGGAGGAGCTGTTCCACCTGCTCAACTTCCTCACGCCCAACCGCTTCAA TAACCTCGAGGGCTTCCTGGAAGAGTTTGCCGACATTTCCAAGGAGGACCAGATCAAGAAGCTCCACGACCTCCTGGGGCCTCACATGCTGCGGAGGCTGAAGGCCGACGTCTTCAAGAACATGCCCGCCAAGACCGAGCTGATTGTCAGGGTGGAGCTGAGCCCGATGCAGAA gaAATACTACAAGTTGATTCTGACCAAGAATTTCGAGGCTCTGAACACGAAGGGAGGAAGCCAGGTGTCACTGCTCAACATCATGATGGACCTCAAGAAGTGCTGCAACCACCCCTACCTCTTCCCTGTGGCCTccatg GAAGCTGCGAAAACACCCAGCGGTGCTTACGAGGGGTCGGCCCTCACCAAGGCTTCCGGGAAACTGACGCTGATGCAGAAAATGCTGAGGAATCTGAAAGAGCAGGGGCACCGGGTGCTTGTGTTCTCACAG ATGACTAAAATGCTGGACTTGTTGGAGGACTTCCTGGACTATGAGGGTTATAAGTACGAGAGGATTGACGGAAGCGTCACGGGAGCTCTGAGACAAGAGGCCATCGACCGCTTCAACG CTCCTGGTGCTTGTCAGTTTTGTTTCCTGCTCTCAACCAGAGCCGGAGGTCTGGGGATCAACTTGGCCACAGCTGACACAGTCGTCATCTTCGACTCGGACTGGAATCCTCACAACGACATACAG GCGTTCAGCCGAGCCCACCGAATCGGGCAGGCCAACAAGGTCATGATCTATCGCTTTGTGACCCGAGCCAGCGTGGAGGAGCGGATCACCCAGGTGGCCAAGAGGAAAATGATGCTGACCCACCTGGTGGTCCGGCCGGGCCTCGGGTCCAAGGCAGGCTCCATGAGCAAACAGGAACTGGACGACATCCTCAAGTTTGGAACAGAGGAGCTCTTCAAGGATCAGAGAGAAG GTATGAAAAACACCACAGGGGATAAAGTGGAGGACGAGGGAAACGTCATCCACTACGACAGCACGGCCATCGAGAGGCTGCTGGACCGAAGCCAGAACGAAACCGACGACACGGACGTCCAGAACATGAACGAGTACCTCAGCTCCTTTAAAGTGGCCCAGTACATGGTGCGAGAGGAGGATAAG GTGGAGGAGATCGAGCGGGAGATCATCAAGCAGGAGGAGAACGTAGACCCTGATTATTGGGAGAAGCTGCTGCGGCACCActacgagcagcagcaggaggacctCGCCAGCAAACTGGGTAAAGGCAAGAGGAACCGCAAGCCCGTCAACTACAACGACGCAGCCCAGGAGGACCAAG ATAACCAGTCCGAGTATTCAGTGGgctccgaggaggaggacgaggacttTGACGATCGACCAGAGG GTCGAAGGCAGTCGCGACGCCAAATGAGGAATGAGAAAGATaaacctctgcctcctctcctggCCAGAGTTGGAGGCAACCTTGAG GTGCTGGGCTTTAACACACGCCAGCGGAAGGCCTTCCTGAACGCAGTGATGCGCTGGGGGATGCCGTCTCAGGACGCCTTTTCCTCCCAGTGGCTGGTGAGAGACCTCAGGGGCAAATCTGAAAAAGAATTCAA AGCGTACGTGTCTCTCTTCATGCGTCACCTGTGCGAGCCGGTGGCTGACGGCGCGGAGACGTTCGCAGACGGCGTCCCGAGGGAGGGCCTGTGTCGCCAGCCGGTCCTCACGCGGATCGGCGTCATGTCCCTCGTCAAGAAGAAG ATCCAGGAGTTTGAGCACATCAACGGACGGTGGAGTCTCCCAGAGCTCAAGCCTGAGGTCAACGTGGACAAGTCCTCCTCCAGGGCCTCCTCTCCCGCAGTGAAGACCACCACGCCCACGCCAGACGCCAGCTACAGCAACACACCGTGCACCTCCACGCCAG CGACCCCTGCTCCTGCAGACAAGCTGGAAAAGAAcggaaaggagggagagaaggaggaggacaaagaggagggtGAGACCCTGccggagaaagagaaagggaaggagaaGGATGAGGGGAAAGAGGTGGAGGGCAACAAGACTGGAGACCCTGAAGAG CTGTCCTCGACAAAAGAGACACCAGAGAGTGCGTCTCCTTGTCAAAAAGCCGAAAATATAGAGGAGCACAACCTGGAAGAGGCGGAGAAGAAAGAAACGACAGACATTCCAGCTGCCacgacagaggagaagaaagcgCAGGAGGAGAGCAAAGAGGAGACGAAGCAAGACACGGAgttaaaagaagagaaatcag AAGGAGAGAAGACGgcggaggaaaaggaaaaagacaacGATAAGCGCGAAGAGACGCCCACGACAACGGAAGCGCCAGACACCAAGGAGAAGTCGGAGGTGGCCGACGTGAAGAAAG aggaggtcaaaggtgaaaaaGATGCCGGAAAAGAAGTCAAAGCGGCGAAGGAGGAACCGCCCAGAGGTAACGGGAGACCTCCTGCTGAGCGACCTCGCTTCATGTTCAACATCGCCGACGGCGGATTTACTG AGCTGCACACTCTCTGGCAGAACGAGGAGCGGGCCGCCATCTCCTCGGGGAAGATGAACGAGATCTGGCACCGCCGACACGACTTCTGGCTGCTGGCGGGAATTGTGAT TCACGGCTACGCCCGGTGGCAGGACATCCAGAACGATCCCCAGTTCGCCATCGTCAACGAGCCGTTCAAGACGCAGGCCAACAAAGGCAACTTCCTGGAGATGAAGAACAAGTTCCTGGCTCGACGCTTCAAG ctgctggagcaggCGCTGGTGATCGAGGAGCAGCTGCGGCGGGCGGCCTACCTGAACATGACCCAGGACCCCAGCCATCCGGCCATGGCGCTCAACGCTCGCTTTGCGGAGGTGGAGTGCCTGGCGGAGTCGCACCAGCACCTCAGCAAGGAGTCGCTGGGGGGGAACAAGCCCGCCAACGCTGTCCTGCACAAAG TGTTGAACCAGTTGGAGGAGCTGCTGAGCGACATGAAGGCCGACGTGACCCGGCTGCCGGCCACCTTGTCCAGGGTTCCCCCGATCGCCGCCCGCCTGCAGATGTCCGAGCGGACCATCCTCAGCCGGCTGGCGAGCAAGGGCACAGAGACGCACACGCCCCCG CCCATACCTCCAGGACCCTACGCCACCCCTCAGAACTACGGAGCCCCCTTCACCCCTGCACCCCCGAGCGCCCTCTACATGGGAGGGGCCAACTACAGTCAGATGCCACCAGGATCCTTCATATCAG